A window from Deinococcus aquiradiocola encodes these proteins:
- a CDS encoding TetR/AcrR family transcriptional regulator: protein MTGSASRTQTRQHLLDVGRTLILQRGYGGVGLKELLDESGVPKGSFYHYFASKEAFGVTLLETYFQEYETRLQALFVQPTGALDRLMRFWQAWLDHVDASGIAHRCLVVKLAAEIADLSDPMREVVHAGTTRLIERVAAVIAEGQQDGTVNAAMPPLPLSRTLYGQWIGAAVLAKVDRNPAALQDALTITRHMLTPQGGTP from the coding sequence GTGACTGGCTCAGCATCCCGAACCCAGACCCGTCAGCACCTGCTGGATGTCGGCCGGACCCTCATCCTGCAGCGGGGATACGGTGGCGTGGGCCTCAAGGAACTGCTCGACGAGAGCGGCGTCCCGAAAGGCTCCTTCTACCACTACTTCGCCTCGAAGGAAGCCTTCGGCGTCACGCTGCTCGAAACGTACTTCCAGGAGTACGAGACGCGCCTGCAGGCCCTCTTCGTCCAGCCGACCGGCGCCCTCGACCGCCTGATGCGCTTCTGGCAGGCGTGGCTCGACCACGTCGACGCGAGCGGCATCGCTCACCGCTGCCTGGTCGTGAAACTCGCCGCCGAGATCGCCGACCTCTCGGACCCCATGCGCGAGGTCGTGCACGCGGGCACCACCCGCCTGATCGAACGGGTCGCGGCCGTCATCGCCGAGGGCCAGCAGGACGGCACCGTGAACGCCGCCATGCCCCCCCTGCCGCTGTCCCGCACCCTGTACGGGCAGTGGATCGGCGCGGCCGTGCTCGCCAAGGTCGACCGCAACCCCGCTGCACTGCAGGACGCGCTCACCATCACCCGCCACATGCTCACGCCCCAAGGAGGCACCCCATGA
- a CDS encoding organic hydroperoxide resistance protein: MKIFYKTRATATGGRSGRTALDDGSLAFDLAVPGSSKPGANPEQLFALGYAACFDNAMQGVAKEMKLGAFETSTSAQVGIGQRAEGGYALDIDLYVTLNGLDEATAQKLVEATHQVCPYSNATRGNVDVRLHVTVA, encoded by the coding sequence ATGAAGATCTTCTACAAGACCCGCGCCACCGCCACCGGCGGCCGTTCCGGCCGCACCGCCCTCGACGACGGCAGCCTCGCCTTCGACCTCGCCGTGCCCGGCAGCAGCAAACCCGGCGCGAACCCCGAACAGCTGTTCGCACTCGGGTACGCCGCCTGCTTCGACAACGCCATGCAGGGCGTCGCCAAGGAAATGAAACTCGGGGCCTTCGAGACGAGCACCTCCGCGCAGGTCGGCATCGGCCAGCGCGCCGAGGGCGGCTACGCGCTCGACATCGACCTGTACGTCACCCTGAACGGCCTGGACGAGGCGACCGCCCAGAAGCTCGTGGAGGCGACGCACCAGGTCTGCCCGTACTCCAACGCCACGCGCGGCAACGTCGACGTCCGCCTGCACGTCACGGTGGCCTGA